The nucleotide sequence TTCAGGAAACCTTCTCGGATACGGCCATGGGTGCTGGCAAGGGCGTGACGGCGGCCGCCGCAGCCGGCTTTGTGGGGCTGCTCAGCTTGTTCAACCTGTTGGGCCGCTTCTTCTGGTCGTCGGCTTCCGACAAGATGGGCCGCAAAACCACCTATGCTATTTACTTCGGGTTGGGCATCTTGCTCTACGCCCTGGTTCCTACACTCGGCGCTAGTGCCTCGCTTACGCTGTTTGTGGTGGTGTCGTGCGTGATTCTGAGTATGTATGGCGGTGGCTTTGCTACCATCCCAGCCTACTTGTCTGATTTGTTTGGCAAGATGCAGGTGGGCGCTATTCACGGCCGCTTGCTCACGGCTTGGAGCACGGCAGGTGTGCTAGGCCCCGTGATTGTAAACTACTTGCACACCAACGCCAAAGCAAAAGGTTTGGTAGGCGCTGCCGCGTATCAATCGGTGTTCTACACCATGGCTGGGGTGCTCGTAATTGGGTTGATTGCCAACTTCTTGGTGCGGCCTGTGGCAGAAAAGTATTTCGAAAAGGAAACGGCCAAAAAAGTGGCGGCGTAGGTACGCACCCAGCCATTCACCTCTCAACTGAAACGCATTTACATCATGGAACATACTTCTTCTAACGGTCCGGATGCTACGCCTAGCTCCGGCGTTGCACTGGCAGTAGCCTGGCTATTCGTGGGTATTCCCCTCGCCTGGGGCGTTACCCAAACGTTTATCAAGGCACTGTCGCTGTTCAAGTAAGCTTCGCTACGGCTGGGCTTTCATAATAAAAACTGTTGCTCTGTGAAAGAAGCACCCATTTGGGTGCTTCTTTTGTTTGGTTGAAAACCAGTTGCCTTATGTCCGACGAGCCCGCCGACGAATCCATCATCCTGCTAGCGTCCTTCGCCAACGCTATATCGGCGCATCTAGCTAAAAACCAGCTGGAAGCGGCCGAAATCCCCTGCTTTATCAGCAACGAGAACCGGCCCTACGGTCCCATTTCCGGTGGGGTGCGCCTGCACGTGCGTCGGCGCGACTTGGCTGCCGCTCAGGACCTTCTGCATGCCAACCAGGTGCCTATGCAAGCCCTGCCCTTCATTGATGAAGTGGACGCTGCGGCGCAAACCGTCCGGTGCCCCCGCTGTCACCACACTGATGTGGTCTGCCGCCAAGAACCCGAGCCTAACGATAGTCTGCTCACCAAGCTTCGCCTTTGGATAATGGCCCCAGAAAAGCCCCAATGCCACTGCTTCCAGTGCGGGCTGGACTTCGAGGGGTGAGAATACTTATATAGGTGGTTGCTAGGCTGCTCTGCGGAACGTGACGGCTCGAACTATTGCGCATCGAACTCACTGTCCGTTGCACCAGATTGGAAGTCAGTCGGGTGCACCTAGTCTCTAAACCGCCACGCGGGTAGCACGGTACCAGCCGAGAACAGTTCCTGCTCGGGGGGAAGCTCTAGGAACGCATTGCTGGCTAGTAGGCTGGCCAAGTCGCCGGAGCCGCCGGCGCGCTCGGGATGAGCCAATAGCTGACCATTGGCGGCGTGTTCCAGCCGCACCAAGAGGAAATGCGTGAGCTTGGGGCGGAAGCTGACGTCGGTGGCCAAGATAGCCGGCACGGGGCCGGTGCTGGGTAAGGCGGTGGCGGGTTGCTGTATGGCGAGCAGCCAGGGCCGAGCGTAACGGTAGAAGTTGACGAACGTGGACACCGGATTGCCCGGCAGCGCAAACACTACGGCTCCCTCTGGGCGCTTACCAAACCAGAACGGCTTGCCAGGCCGCTGCTGTACCTCATGAAACACCTGCTCTACGCCTAGCTCGCGCAGCACCTCCGGCAAGAAATCGGCTTTGCCCTTCGATACCCCTCCGCTCAGAATTACAGCATCGAACTGCTCTAGTAGTGCGGGAAGGTTCTGCTGCAACACCGCCACATCGTCGTCGAAATGAAAGGTCTGGGTGATGGCGCCTACCTGCTCGGCAGCGGCTTGCAGCATCAGGGCATTGGAGCGCCGAATCTGGTGGGGGAGAGGACGCGTGGCAATAGGTACCAGCTCGTCGCCGGTACTCACCACGGCCACCCGGGGAAAGCGCGTTACGGCAACGGTAGCCGCCCCAACCGTGGCGGCCACGGCCAGTTCGGCTGCTCCCAAGTAGGTGCCCGCAGGTAACAGCAAGTCTCCCTGGCGGCGGTCGGCGGCTTGGGCATGCACGTTGTGCCCGGTATGGATGGGCGGCACTACCACGGTAGCATAGCGGTGGCCAGTAACTTCGTCGGTGCGAAAGAGTAGGTCTTCGTAGCGAATCACCGTGTCGGTGCCCTCGGGCAGCATCGCGCCGGTCATGATTTCAGTGGCGGCCAGCGGGTCGAGTTGAGGCGTAGGCGGCTGGCCCGCAAACTGCGTGCGCTCGATTTGAAACTCGGTTTGTCCGGTTGCAATGGCTGCAAAGCAAACGGCAATACCGTCCATGGCCACACGGTTGAAGGGGGGGAAGTCCCGGTCGGCGCGTAGGTCTTCGCGCAGAATGCGGCCCGCAGCTAACGGAAGCGCCAAAAACTCGGGGGGCAACAGGCGAACGGTGGCCGCAACGCGGCGGGTGGCTTCTTCTACGGAGAGCATAGGCACGAATATAGTGGAAGCTTTCAAGGCTTTGGGCGGAACGGTGGAGCAACTAACGGGGTGCTTGGCTGGTTGACTGCTAGTATTGCGGGGGCTGCTGCACTTTCCTGCACCCCAGAAATACAACTTCCATTTGCTGGGCGCGTACCGGCGTACGAGCAATGTCGCCCAAACGACGTCCGTTTTCAACTTCCCTGGCCTGTGCGCCATCTTTTTTCCATGTCTGACTCCTCTAAGCTCACCCACCTCAACGCCGCTGGTCAGCCCGCTATGGTAGACGTGGGTGCCAAAACGGCCACCCGTCGGGTGGCCCGCGCCCGTAGCCGCGTGGTGCTCGGTGCCGAAATTCTGGCCTTGGTACAAGACGGCGACCTGCCTACTCGCAAGGGGCCGGTGTTTCAAACGGCTATTCTGGCGGGCATTATGGGGGCCAAACGAACGTCGGAGCTGATTCCGCTTTGCCACCCGCTGGGCCTCGACGACTGCCAGGTGCGCATTGAGGTGCAAGCTCCCGACGCCGTACTGATTGAGTGCACAGCCAGCGTAACCGGCAAAACCGGCGTGGAAATGGAGGCTCTCACTGGTGCTTCGGTGGCGGCCCTCACCATTTATGACATGTGCAAGGCCCTTTCGCACAACATCGTTATTCAGGAAACCCGGCTGCTCAGCAAAACCGGCGGCAAACAAGACTTCCATCATGCCGACTAACTCCACGCCGCACCGCAAACACGCGCAACTCGTCCGGCCCAGCATCGGCGAATTCAGCCGCCACGAGCTAGCTATTCTGGGGGCTCCCTGTGGCCGCATCAAAGAGCTGGTAGCCCGTCTGCTGCCTCACCTCGAACCCACGCTGCGCGTAGCGTACGTGGATGCCGACCATGCTGCCGGCGACGACGCAGCCCAAGGTGGAACTGGCGGAGTTGATGCTATTCTGCAAGCCGGAGCCAGCGCTGAGCTAACCGACAAAATCACCTTCCGCCGCCTCGATCTGCGCCGGGGCCTCGACACATTTGCGCAGCAGGAATGGATGCACCAGCAAAGCCTGGTGCTGGTGAACGGCAACCACTTTCGCGCCCGCCAACAGCTTATCATCCTCGACCCAGCAAAGCCCCTCCAGAAAAAGCTTGACCGCCTAACGGATGTACGTCTGATTCTGCTGCCCGAAGGAGTAACTGAACTGCCCGACTATTTGCAGGAGCATTTGCAGAGTGCCGACATTCCCTGCTTAGGCTTGTCTGATACCGAGGCCATTGCGGCGGCAGTGCTTCAACACTGGCAGCAGCAGCAGCCTCGTTTGCGCGGGTTGGTGCTGGCGGGTGGGCAAAGCCAACGCATGGGCCAAGACAAAAGCCGCCTTACCTACCATGGCCAGCAGGAGCAGCGGGCATACGCTGCCGAACTGCTAGCCCCGTTCTGCGAAGACGTGCTGGTGTCCTGCCGCCCCGACCAAGTAACTGAACTGCAAGCCGCCGGCCTGGCACCGTTACCCGATACGTTTCTGGGACTAGGCCCCATGAGTGGCCTGCTGTCGGCGTTTCAACAGGACCCTGACGCCGCCTGGCTGGTAGTAGCCTGCGACTTGCCTTTCCTGACGGACGCTACCCTAGGACATTTGGTAGCGCATCGCCACGCAGGTCGTATGGCCACTGCCTACCGCAGTCCAGAAAACGAATGGCCCGAGCCGCTCATCACCATCTGGGAACCCCGTAGCTACGGCACACTGCTGCGTTTCTTGAGCTTAGGCTATTCTTGCCCCCGTAAAGCCCTCATCAACTCGGATATTGAACTGTTGCCGCCGCCGGCCCCAACAGAGCTGCGCAACATCAACACGCCAGAGCAGCAGGCCGAAGCACTGAAAGAAATAGAGGGGCGCTAGCACACGGCTACGGGTGGGCCGCTACCCATACGTCGCCGTCTTCGTAAAACTCTTTCTTCCAGATGGTTACTACCTGCTTTAGGGTGTCGATGATGTATTGGCAAGCGGCAAAGCTCTCGGCACGGTGGGGCGTCGAAACGGCTACTATCACGGCCACGTCGCCAATTTGCAGGGTGCCTTTCCGGTGAATGACCACCGCTTTTTCAAGCATGGGCCATTGCTCCTGTGCCTGCACCACCACCTTGCGGAGCTGGTGCAGCGCCATGCTGTCGTAAGCTTCGTATTCCAGGCGGACGACTGGCCGGCCGGTGCTTTTGTTGCGGACGGTACCAATAAAAGCGTTAACCGCTCCGGCGCCATCCGCTTGCACCAACTGCAAGGCCGCGGCTACGTCAATGGGCTGATCAATGAGGTCGATGGTAATCAATGGGGGCACGAAAAAGAGAAGGACAACGAAAGGAGTACAGCAGGGCAGCACAAGCCAAGAAACATGACAAGCTAGGGTTGCCTGCCGCTTGTTCTTGGCGTATCAGCAGGGGCGGTTAGCCACCGGCCACTGGCGGAATCAGCGCAATTTCGTCTCGCTCCTGTAGAAGCTGCGTGTCTTCGGCGTACTCGTTGTTGACGGCAACGGCCAGGCTGCTGAGCTGGCTTAGGGCTGGGTACTGCGTGCGCAACTGCTCCAGCAACTGTTCTACGGGTTGGCCTTCCGGCGCATTCACTTCCAACACCGACTGGCCTACTATTTCTTTGGCAATGCCAAAAAGAGCTATTTTCAAGTTCATATCACCTCAGTTTATGCGACTTCCGGCGTAGATTACGCAAATGCCAAACCGGATACCACCTTGGCTGGTTGTCTACCACGCAAAACTACTGCCGGAACACTTCAAGGCCCGATTACGCATACGGGAGAAGAATGACTGTTTTCCTGAAAAAAACGTTAAGTCTGCGTCAGCCTTGCTGCAATTCTAAAATCTGCGTAATCCTTGCCTCTTATGTCCGCTGTTCCGTCTGTTTTGTATGATACCCATGGCCGGCCGCTCGAGTACGTGCGGCTAGCCGTAACGGACCGCTGCAACCTGCGCTGCTTCTACTGCATGCCCGAAGAAGGCATCAAGTACATGCCCAAGCAGCAGTTGCTTACCTACGAGGAAATGGAGCGCCTAGTGGGCCTGATGGCCGGGCTAGGGGTTCGCAAAGTGCGCCTGACCGGCGGTGAGCCTTTCGTGCGGCGCGACTTAGTGCCGTTTATGACTCGGCTGGCAGCGCTACCTGGTATCGACGATATCAGTCTGACCACTAACGGGGTACTGACGGCTCCTTACGTGCCCGAACTGGCGCGCATTGGTGTGAAAGCCGTCAATCTGAGCCTCGATACGCTGGACCGCGCCCGGTTTGCCCGCATCACGCGCCGCGACGAGCTACCCCGCGTCATGGACACGTTTTATGCATTGCTCACTGCTGGCATCCAAGTGAAAATCAATGCGGTGGTGATGGATGGCCAGAACATCGAAGACATTGTGCCGCTCACTGAACTGACGCGGGAGCTGCCGGTGGAAGTGCGCTTCATCGAGGAAATGCCTTTCAATGGTGGCAGCCACGCCGCTACGCCCGCCACGCTGCCCTGGAACCACCGCCGCATCCGGGAGCACCTAGAAGAGCATTTCGGAGCGCTTACTCCCCTAGCGGTACCGGCGGGAGCCACCGCTTCCGAATACACCATTGCGGGCCATATGGGACACGTAGGCATTATTGCGGCCTATTCGCGTACGTTTTGCGGCACCTGCAACCGCATTCGGCTCACGGCGGAAGGCGGCCTCAAAACCTGCCTCTACGACCAAGGGGTGCTCGATGTAAAAGCGTTGCTGCGGGGCGGGTCTTCAGATGCTACCATTATAGAGGCTCTCACAACAGCTTTCCGGTACCGAGCGGCCAACGGCTTTGATGCCGAGCGCCAACGCCCGTTGCATCAGCTCAGCTTCGAGTCGATGTCGACTATTGGCGGCTAATACGCGGTTTTTGCACGTACTGCAGGGTAGCTGCTATTTCGTTCTGCGTTATGAAGCTTCTGGTTATGTTGCTTGCCGTAGGTGGCGCGCTTTACTTCGGGGTGTGCGTACTGGTGTATTTCCAGCAAGAGCGCCTATTGTTCTTTCCGCAGAAGCTAGCCGCCAATTACCGCTTCTCGTTCGGGACACCGTTTCAGGAGCGCTGGTTCAAGACAGCAGACGGCACCCGCTTGCATGCCCTTCTGTTCACGGTGCCTGCGTCCAAAGGCCTAGTGTTCTACCTACATGGCAACGCGGGCGCCCTCGATAGTTGGGGGGAAGAAGCTTCCACGTACACGCGCCTAGGCTACGAGGTGCTGCTCCTCGACTACCGGGGCTACGGCAAAAGCGGCGGCCAGATTGAAAGCCAAGCGCAATTCCTGCAGGATGTAGAAACAGTGTATCAGCACCTGCTCACGGAGTACCCCGAAAACCGAGTAGTTCTGGTGGGGTACTCGCTGGGTACCGGCGCCGCGGCCTGGCTGGCAGCTCGGCACCAGCCCCGCTTGCTGCTTCTGCAGGCGCCCTACCCGAGTTTACGTGCTTTGGCGCGGCAGTATTATCCGTGGGTGCCTGCTTTCCTAGTGCGTTACCCCATGGCTACCTACAAGCTACTGCCTCAGGTGACGTCTCCTATCGTAATCTTTCACGGCGACCAAGACGAGGTAATTGCTTATCAGTTGGCGGCCTCGTTGAAAGCCGCACTCAAGCCGCAAGACCACTTCATTACGCTGCCTGGGGTCGGACACAACACTATAACCAACAGCCTAGCTTATCAGGAGGCTATTGGGCATTTCTTGGGCCAGTAGCATTGGGTTGCCCGTTGCTCAACTGATGTACTCTTGATGCTGCCCAGATCAGTTATAAACTGAACTATAGAGTGATGCTGGCTACAACTGGTATTATGACGAGCTTACTTCACGGGTGAGCTATGCTCGAGCTGTTCCAGCACCTGGTCAATGGTTAGGCTTCCTTCCACGAACCGAGCGAGCAAGGCGCGTTCATAAGGGCCAGGGTCCAACGTAGTGTTCTGAGCGAATCGAAGCGCCCACGCAACAGCTCGTTGGCGCTTTTCTACGTTTTGCAACAGGGGTAGAGGGGCAGTTTTCATACCACAATATCACAAAACTGTCTGCTGGCTTACTATCGGTAAACACTGATTTTCTAGTAAGCGCATACGTAAAACACAAGCGGCTTTTTGCTGTAAATACGTAGCTTCTAGAAGCGTGAAATATAAATATTGTGGGGGGGGTGACGCAACGTTCGAGCTCATCCACTAACTACAAGCTGAGAATTTTACAAAAACGCATGCATAGTGCCTCAAAGATCTAGCCTTATGCATAAGCTTCCCCTATGGAAAAACCTACTTCCCAATTCCGACCCAGCCTTTTTGCATAGCGTAATGCAAGCCCGTGCCCACTACCAAGCCTACCAGATAGCCGTAAGGCAAGCCTGCACAAAGCAAACCCGTCAGTAAGGCCAGCAGCAAGCCCGCTTTGTCTGCTACCAAGTCGCGCACCAGGGCCGCGAGGGTCAGAGACTCAAACAGTAGTAAAACACCTAGAATCGGGAGCGGGAATATCTGCACCACTTGCTGGAACCCTTGGCTGAAAAACAACCCTAGAACCAGAAATAACGCGCCGTAGAGCACCACAGAGCCGCCCGTGCGTGCTCCAAACGCGTAGTGCCCCACCATGCCCCCCGATCCATGGCATACCGGAAAGCCACCCAGGAACGGATTCACTAGGTTCATGAGGGCGTACGTGAAGCTGATTTGCTTGACGGTAAGGTTGCGCTCCGGAAAGTAGTCGTGGGCTATTTGGCGAGTAGCCAGTATGGAGTTGCCCAGCGACAACGGAATCTGAGGCAGCGCCAGCAGCAAGGCTCCTTGCGCAACATCGGCCCAGGCGGGCGTATGCCAGGAAGGAAGATGAAGCCCTATGGCACGTTGGGCAGTGCCCAAGTCGAGCTTGAAAAACAGGGCGTACACTACACCCAGCGCAATAACAACCAGCGCCGCCGGCCAGCGGCGGTTGCCGAGTAGCACCACCGTAACCACAAACCCAACGGCAGCCAGCGCGTAGCCGGGCAGGCCATCGGCGGGCACGTACTGTTTGAGGGCTAAGGTAGCCAGCTGCAACGCCAGCCCAAACTGAATGCCGCGCACCACGGGCTTGGGTACTAGGCGCGCCAAAGAGTCAATCAGGCCCGTAACCGAGAGAAAGAACATGCTGATGCCGATAGCCAGTCCGCCACCGTAAATCACCCGGCCCGGTAGCTTCTGCGCAATAACCAGGGCTGCAAATGCTTTGAGGGGTTGCACCGGCATCGGCATGCCGTACCACAGCCCCGAGAACACCTGCATCAAGCCAAACATCACCAATACGCTGGCACTATCGGCCCCAGAAGCCGCCAGCACCCCAATCAGCAAAGGCAGGTCGGTGCCCAAGTCTCCTAAAGCGCCTGCCAGCTCGTTTCGGTCGAAACGCAGACGCGGACGGCGGGGCAGGGGAGGAGCGGTGAGAGGCATACGATACTACAAGAGTGAAAAACAACAGCGCAAGCGCGCGAAAAGCCTACGAGCTGAAGCGCTATGGTAGCTGAACCCGACGAATATTTCATTGGGCAGACAAACACTACAGACGAGTCACAGAACTGGCGTACCCCAAGTCCAAGCGGCTGGCTATTCGCTTACCCGCTCGTTCACTTCAAGTTCCGCCCAAGCCTGTATGCCGCCGTCCAGGTTGAGCAGGTTGGCAAAGCCGAAGTTGGTTTGCAAACGTTCGATGGCCTGGGCACTCCGACGCCCCGATTGGCAGTACACCACTACCGGATGATGCCGCGGAATAGAGCTTACACCTTTTTCCAAGCTGCCGAGTGGTAGCAATGTAGCGCCCGGCAAGTGCCTGACCACGTACTCTTCTGGCTCGCGCACATCCAGCAGGAAAGGCGCGTGTTCGGATTCCAGTTGTTGCTGAAGCTCCGTGGCCGAAATGGCATTCACGCCCGCGCCGCACAGGTCGGCGTAGTCGGCGGGGTCAGCGGTTTGCAGGTTGACAGCCGCCGACTCCGGCCGCCGAGAAAACTTCATGATGCGCGTCTGGAACGTGAGAACATCCAGCACCCATAAGCGGCCGTTCAGCACTTCCCCAATACCCAACACCACTTTCAGGGCCTCAGCCGCTTGGGCAGTACCAATCAGACCGGGCAGCACGCCCAACACACCCGTGGCGTCGCAGTTCGGCGCTTCTTTGCCAGAAGGCTGCTTTGGAAACAAGCAGCGGTAAGTGGGGCCGCCTTGGTAATTGAACACCGAAACCTGCCCCTCATACTTATAAATAGCGCCTGACACCAGCGGCTTGTTTAAACTGACGCAAGCATCGTTGAGCAAGTAGCGCGTCGGGAAGTTGTCGGACCCGTCCACCACGATATCGTATTTAGTTACAATTTCGCGGACGTTGCCCAGCGTGACGCGGCACATCTGCACCTCGGTATGCACCAAGGGGTTGAGTTGCCGGACCACCCGGCCTGCCACTTCAGCTTTGAACTGCCCAATATCACGGGGCCCGTACAGAATCTGACGTTGCAAGTTGCTCAGCTCCACTTTGTCGGCGTCTACGATGCCAAGGGTGCCTACCCCGGCGGCGGCCAGATATTGCAACACGGGGCAGCCTAAGCCACCGGCTCCAACTACTAGTACACGGGCGTTTTTCAGTAATAGCTGACCGGCTTCACCTATTTCGGGGAGTTGCAGATGGCGTCGGTAGCGGTTTCGTTCCTCGGAGGTAAGCACGGGGCAGCTGTGTAAGAAGTACAAAAGAAGAAATGGAAGGCTACTCGGGTTGGGTAGCCGCATCGATGATTGAAACCTCTATCTGGCCCGCAAGGTTAAACAACAACCAAAAGGGCTGCTCCGGTCTGTGAAGTTTAATTTACAATTCGTCTTTTTCACTTGAAAGTCTTTCTTCCACCCACCAGCTACGAGTACGTGACCGTGCACAAAGTGCAGGACGACCACGCAGCCACTGCTTCCGATGTATTGGCGGTGGAAGAGCCGCTGGAAATCCGGGTTGGGTATGGCCCTGCCGGTCAGCGCGAACACCGCACGCTCTCTATCACCATGCGCACGCCCGGCCACGATTTCGAGCTGGCGGCCGGCTTTCTGCTCACCGAAGGTATCATTCGGAATCGGCAGGAACTGCACGGCGTCATTTATTGCCCCGATGTAGAAAAAGAAGAAGAGCGCGAAAATGTGGTGCGGGCCGAGCTAGCCCCCACGGCCATCCCCGATCTGCCGCGCCTAGAGCGGCACTTCTATACCAGCAGCAGCTGCGGCGTCTGCGGCAAAACCAGCATCGAAGCCGTTAATGCCGCAACGTGCCCTGTTCTTCCCACCCATGGCCCCTACGTTTCGCCCGACCTGATCCACACGTTACCCGCCAAGCAGCGGGCTGCTCAGGCATTGTTCGAGCAAACGGGTGGGTTGCATGCCGCCGCCTTGTTTTCGCCTGAAGGAGAGTTGCTGCTATTGCGCGAAGACGTAGGCCGACACAACGCACTAGACAAGGTAATTGGGGCGGCCCTACTACAGGAGTGGCTGCCACTGCACAACCACATCTTGTTGGTGAGCGGCCGTGCCAGCTTCGAGCTCGTACAGAAAGCGGCCGTGGCCGGTATCCCAATTCTAACGGCCGTAGGTGCTCCCAGCTCTTTAGCTGTTTCCGCCGCCCGCAATTTCGGCATGACCATCTGTGGCTTCGTGCGGCAAAACCGCTACAACGTGTATTGCCACGAATGGCGCCTGCGTCTCCCACCCGAAGCAGGTCACCTTGCTTCGTCCGGCTCCAACTAAGGTCCCTAAAGCTCAGTTGCCACCCCCGAACCATCAGCACACCTAGCTCATGAAACTCCGTCTCGAAGACAACACGCTCCGCCTCCGCCTATCCTCCGAAGAAGTGGAAGCTTTCCAGCAAGAAGGCCGCCTCGAAACTGTGGTACCCCTGGGCCCATCCGTCTCCGACCGACTCGTGTACGCGCTCCAGCGCGACGAAACGGCCACTGATTCCGCCCTTGGCATCTCTTATACGGCTGGCCGGGTAGTAGTGCGCCTGCCCCCCTCCGTTGCCGACACCTGGACCTCTTCCGAGGAGGTCAGCCTACGTGGTACCGTCGCAGTTGCCGACAACCAAGTTGTACATATATTAGTAGAAAAGGACCTCGGCTGTAAGCACTAGCTGATTGCCTTTGTGTTGTGCTAGAGATTCCCACCGTAACCCCCACCAAGCCATGGAAGATTCCCCCCTCACCGACCCTAGCCAGGCCAACAAGCAGCAAGAGCAAAAAGCCAGCAATGCCCCCAAAAGCGGCGAGCGTCCTAGTCAGGGTGAAGCACCAGCCCCCGACCACTACCACACCAATTCCGACAACCCAACCATGGCCGAGCACGAAGCCAGTGCCGATGCGCCCAAACGACACATTCCGGCTCCTGAAACAGCCAATGCCAAGTA is from Hymenobacter tibetensis and encodes:
- a CDS encoding DUF7009 family protein gives rise to the protein MKLRLEDNTLRLRLSSEEVEAFQQEGRLETVVPLGPSVSDRLVYALQRDETATDSALGISYTAGRVVVRLPPSVADTWTSSEEVSLRGTVAVADNQVVHILVEKDLGCKH